Proteins co-encoded in one Zygotorulaspora mrakii chromosome 5, complete sequence genomic window:
- the AIM2 gene encoding protein AIM2 (similar to Saccharomyces cerevisiae YAL049C; ancestral locus Anc_7.18), translated as MASNPPGPCCFKGFYHTGEPKGHHKDMYGMETYVSGNGKTDKVLVIITDVFGNKLNNTLLVADQLADAGYQVYIPDILFGDCLEKLDNTVNFQEWMTKHNKVATKSVVDKFMENLRKEFSPKFVGVIGYCFGAKYAVQQVHKTDGHADVCAIAHPSFVEIEEVEAIGKNKPILISAAESDVTFSAELRHLTEASLSKLGMRYQIDLFSGVEHGFAVRGDTSNPVVKYAKEKVLSDQVYWFNTFSRDI; from the coding sequence ATGGCTTCTAATCCCCCAGGTCCATGCTGCTTTAAAGGATTTTACCATACCGGTGAACCAAAAGGTCACCATAAGGATATGTATGGAATGGAGACATACGTCAGTGGCAATGGAAAAACGGACAAAGTTCTCGTTATTATAACTGATGTATTCGGGAATAAATTGAACAATACATTGTTGGTTGCAGACCAGTTGGCTGATGCGGGCTACCAAGTGTATATTCctgatattctttttggTGACTGCCTTGAGAAGTTGGACAACACTGTTAACTTCCAGGAATGGATGACTAAACACAACAAAGTTGCTACCAAAAGTGTGGTTGACAAATTCATGGagaatttgagaaaggAATTCTCTCCTAAATTTGTTGGTGTAATTGGCTACTGTTTCGGTGCCAAATATGCCGTCCAACAAGTGCACAAGACTGATGGTCATGCGGATGTTTGTGCTATTGCACATCCTTCTTTTGtcgaaattgaagaagttgaggcaattggaaaaaataaGCCCATTCTGATATCTGCAGCGGAAAGCGATGTAACGTTTTCGGCTGAGTTAAGGCACTTGACTGAAGCTTCGCTTTCAAAATTGGGCATGAGGTATCAAATCGATTTGTTTTCTGGGGTAGAACATGGTTTTGCTGTGAGAGGTGATACAAGTAATCCAGTAGTAAAATATGCAAAGGAGAAAGTGTTGTCGGATCAAGTATACTGGTTCAACACTTTCTCGAGGGATATTTGA
- a CDS encoding uncharacterized protein (similar to Saccharomyces cerevisiae OAF1 (YAL051W) and PIP2 (YOR363C); ancestral locus Anc_7.17), whose protein sequence is MGEMASYEHEFTADQNASNDPLKLSSTAKKRNRISFVCQACRRSKTKCDREKPTCGRCAQHGIPCIYDVEKQSAPKNPSKDAKIARLERDLEYWKNKALNELPDHKTIGPSKRPFKTENNNGSQKAARVSSTNEDLLSYENGHIEDIQINIYKNHPSMIMNRIMKREVKPLAENYAITQDKFLSGLIASVFLEGSKNTMIPALTANASVYRAQPSVRDNVLKIKEMLIRQCHSEPQKNRINEFTERILQNTTTDNNLRLGMLPAPVMSTSDRLSIEDFCPNNGEYSDLLKSFIKRMELILPPVEIINKYKENFYENIFPKLPFLNIQSFEDSLSNTLFPDENDPSKVRILLSNSRIRSKMENLSTLLVMLKLSYISLRFIDESSPDYKYRVEEKILEEYPIGGDFILLAENCLLAQNLYSCANENIITCLLYIWSFFVYSPEEGDFFLEHPTDVLGGLIVMLGTSIGLHRDPSEFSPLCRLSKTEVGLLNHRRLLWVAITTVICFESCLKGRYPLSLEVAMNQFIDFRKENALDIYLERVKQDMISFNSDVLRLHESGFQQALLALLISDLDRMTLNYKKTFSLYSFEALRGRIEQYVEYGTFSTDVKSTDVNIQSSKNINHGKKIAEDKVRGNFIGQHPLTMSRLILLRSSMALFFHFEFCLLQERHFMQYYKRYFLKVCADSVSLANCITQMFSECYKATSLPSNNYYITKAAQMALSSNFFGLLGMILRIELAGNVLFAKYHDSSTRAGDDQLQEYAQKMEYLSALKKDLEMAIEGIYNVASVHLRFTYYSVFKMLALFDVIIQKMRKGELWSAILILENVKAMNANTVKGLGMTLSLDLNDQTSIVDQLRSRNFLVDLSVKDIVELYEGVRCANLRTQTLKSNYVESETMKYETPSAPLRNSPLDNLDKLTSVATMSQNSDFESNLGDQRSSNSGKVPGENRSQLAEDNRANGEGAIFRFGPSTENEPEIGAGSEMPMEFSGLFGGLDLFDYDFLFSNDL, encoded by the coding sequence ATGGGTGAAATGGCTTCCTACGAACATGAATTTACTGCAGATCAAAATGCAAGTAACGACCCATTGAAATTATCATCCACTGCTAAAAAGCGAAACAGGATATCGTTTGTTTGTCAAGCTTGCCGAAGGTCCAAGACAAAATGTGATCGCGAGAAGCCAACATGTGGACGATGTGCACAACATGGCATTCCTTGTATATATGACGTAGAGAAGCAATCTGCTCCCAAAAATCCTAGCAAAGATGCTAAAATAGCACGTTTGGAAAGAGATTTGGAGTATTGGAAGAACAAGGCGCTGAATGAATTGCCCGACCATAAAACCATCGGTCCTTCGAAAAGACCCTTTAAAActgaaaataataatggAAGTCAGAAGGCTGCAAGAGTTTCGAGCACCAATGAGGACTTACTCAGCTATGAAAATGGTCACATTGAGGATATACAAATTAATATTTACAAGAATCATCCAAGTATGATTATGAACAGAATTATGAAGAGGGAGGTAAAACCGTTAGCGGAAAATTACGCTATAACACAGgacaaatttttatctGGCCTTATCGCTTCAGTATTTCTTGAGGGCTccaaaaatacaatgatTCCTGCCCTCACAGCTAATGCAAGCGTTTATAGAGCCCAGCCTTCAGTGAGAGACAATGTCTTGAAGATCAAAGAAATGCTTATACGACAGTGCCACAGCGAACCTCAAAAGAATAGGATAAATGAGTTCACCGAAAggattcttcaaaatacCACCACAGATAATAATTTACGTTTAGGAATGCTGCCTGCACCCGTTATGAGCACATCTGATCGTCTCTCAATAGAAGATTTCTGCCCCAACAATGGTGAGTATTCAGATCTTCTCAAATCTTTTATAAAACGAATGGAATTGATTCTACCTCCAGTTGAGATTATAAACAAGTATAAGGAAAACTTCTACGAAAACATTTTCCCAAAGCTGCCATTTTTAAACATTCAATCATTCGAAGACTCCCTGAGCAATACACTCTTTccagatgaaaatgatccCTCCAAAGTCAGGATACTCTTGAGCAACTCGAGAATAAGAagcaaaatggaaaatcTGTCCACCTTACTCGTTATGTTAAAATTGTCCTACATATCCCTTAGATTTATCGATGAAAGCTCACCAGATTATAAATACCGagttgaggaaaaaatcCTTGAAGAGTACCCAATAGGAGGTGATTTTATACTTTTGGCTGAGAATTGCCTACTCGCACAAAACTTGTACTCGTGTGCGAACGAGAACATAATTACCTGTCTGCTTTATATTTGGtccttttttgtttattccCCAGAAGAAGGGGACTTTTTCCTGGAACACCCCACAGATGTCCTTGGGGGTTTAATCGTAATGCTTGGTACATCGATTGGGCTGCATCGAGATCCCTCAGAATTTTCTCCACTATGTCGCTTATCCAAAACTGAAGTAGGATTGCTCAACCATAGAAGATTGCTTTGGGTTGCTATAACTACCGTCATTTGCTTCGAGTCTTGCCTGAAGGGTCGATATCCCCTTTCACTCGAAGTTGCAATGAACCAATTTATTGACTTCCGTAAAGAAAATGCATTGGACATCTATCTAGAAAGAGTTAAACAAGATATGATTTCGTTTAATTCAGATGTCTTGCGCTTGCATGAAAGTGGCTTTCAGCAAGCTTTGTTAGCCCTTCTCATTTCTGATTTGGATAGAATGACTCTCAATTATAAAAAAACGTTCTCGctatattcttttgaagcCCTTCGCGGGAGAATTGAACAGTATGTCGAATATGGCACCTTCTCAACTGATGTAAAGTCAACTGATGTAAATATCCAATCCTCGAAGAATATTAATCATGGAAAGAAAATCGCGGAAGACAAGGTGAGGGGTAATTTTATCGGACAACACCCTCTTACCATGAGCAGGCTAATCTTATTGCGCTCTTCAATGGCCctatttttccattttgaattttgccTGTTGCAGGAAAGACATTTCATGCAGTACTATAAAAGatattttctcaaagttTGTGCAGACTCAGTGTCGCTCGCTAATTGCATTACTCAAATGTTCAGTGAGTGCTACAAAGCCACATCTCTACCATCAAATAACTACTATATTACAAAGGCTGCTCAAATGGCGCTGTCTTCGAACTTTTTTGGACTTTTAGGGATGATATTGAGAATAGAACTGGCAGGAAATGTGCTGTTTGCCAAGTACCACGACAGTTCTACAAGGGCTGGAGATGACCAGCTGCAGGAGTATGctcaaaaaatggaatatCTGAGTGCACTTAAGAAAGACCTTGAAATGGCAATAGAAGGTATATACAACGTGGCTTCCGTGCATCTGCGGTTTACGTACTATTCCGTGTTCAAGATGCTGGCATTGTTTGATGTAATaatacaaaaaatgagaaaaggAGAACTTTGGAGTGctattttgattttggaaaatgtGAAGGCGATGAACGCAAACACAGTAAAAGGATTGGGCATGACTTTGTCCCTGGATCTGAATGACCAAACAAGTATCGTAGACCAACTACGCTCAAGGAACTTCTTAGTGGATTTATCAGTTAAGGATATTGTTGAACTATATGAAGGAGTGAGATGCGCAAATCTGCGAACCCAAACATTAAAAAGCAATTATGTAGAAAGTGAAACCATGAAATATGAAACCCCTTCTGCCCCTCTGCGCAATTCACCTCTTGACAATTTGGATAAGCTGACTTCTGTGGCCACAATGAGCcaaaattctgattttgaatcaaacTTGGGTGATCAAAGAAGCAGTAACTCAGGGAAAGTTCCTGGAGAGAACCGGTCACAGCTAGCTGAGGATAACAGGGCAAATGGAGAGGGGGCCATTTTCCGTTTCGGCCCTTCGACGGAAAATGAACCAGAAATTGGTGCAGGATCAGAGATGCCAATGGAATTTTCAGGCTTATTCGGTGGACTAGACCtttttgattatgattTCTTGTTTTCGAACGACCTCTAG
- the GEM1 gene encoding ERMES complex Ca(2+)-binding regulatory GTPase GEM1 (similar to Saccharomyces cerevisiae GEM1 (YAL048C); ancestral locus Anc_7.19), protein MAKETIRVVLCGDNGVGKSTLIASLAKDRFIPNLQEVLPLVTIPRDFSSSPYSPKNTILVDTSNNDPAELQRELKSADVIWLVYSDHESYERVSLYWMMTFRSLGLNIPVILCKNKCDEYEDSTSLTELDTQDTRTEDEEFIPILMEFKEVDTCIKTSARTHFNVNQVFYLCQRSITHPIAPLFDARVGELKPLVILALKRIFFLCDNDQDDCLNDDELYALQKKCFDRSIDVNELRFIKQTLSDISGPSQEYAGCNLYIPNKGLTKYGFLVLNKIYAEKGRHETTWGILRAFQYTDSLSIQDKVLFPKLNVPETCSIELSPKGYRFLVDLFLRFDRDNDGGLNDKELNILFKSTPGVPKLWSATNFPYSTVVSNRGFITLQGWLAQWSMTTFLDYKITTAYLIYFGFQEDARLLLQITKSRKMRRRIGRLYRSPVTDRKVFNCFILGKPKSGKSALLESFLGRSFSDLYSPTLRPQIAVNSLELKGGKQYYLIMQELGEQESVILENKDKLKSCDVLCLTYDSSDPESFSYLVELFEKYHYLMDSPVIFVALKADLDKVQQRCHIQPDEFTEQLNLSHPLHISSTWLTSLNELCMKLTEAALFPGKHTPGFPQETDTQNADYRQTAMVVASAVGFVALLSFTLVKVMRPSKYSD, encoded by the coding sequence ATGGCCAAGGAAACGATTAGGGTTGTTCTGTGCGGTGATAATGGTGTCGGAAAATCAACTTTGATCGCATCTCTGGCGAAGGATCGATTCATACCCAATTTACAAGAAGTTCTGCCTCTTGTTACAATCCCAAGGGACTTTTCGTCAAGCCCTTACTCGCCTAAGAACACAATTCTCGTGGATACCAGTAATAACGATCCAGCTGAACTGCAAAGAGAATTGAAGAGCGCTGATGTCATTTGGCTGGTCTACAGTGATCATGAATCGTATGAGCGAGTGTCACTTTACTGGATGATGACATTCAGATCACTTGGGCTGAATATACCTGTTATATTATGCAAAAACAAGTGCGATGAGTATGAAGATTCTACCAGTCTTACAGAGTTAGATACGCAGGATACCAGAACGGAAGACGAAGAGTTTATCCCAATTTTGATGGAATTCAAGGAAGTGGATACCTGTATTAAGACAAGTGCGAGGACTCATTTTAATGTAAATCAGGTGTTTTATTTATGCCAGAGATCCATAACGCATCCAATAGCGCCATTATTTGACGCACGCGTGGGAGAACTGAAGCCTTTAGTTATTCTTGCtttaaaaagaatattcTTCCTCTGCGATAATGACCAGGACGACTGTTTGAACGACGATGAACTCTACGCCTTACAGAAAAAATGTTTCGATAGAAGCATCGACGTCAATGAATTGAGATTCATTAAACAAACGCTATCGGACATATCAGGACCATCACAAGAATATGCCGGTTGTAACTTATACATACCAAATAAAGGGCTGACGAAGTACGGATTTCTTGTTTTGAACAAGATATATGCGGAAAAGGGGAGACATGAAACTACTTGGGGGATACTGAGAGCATTCCAGTATACAGATTCACTTTCAATACAGGATAAAGTGCTTTTTCCAAAGCTAAATGTTCCAGAAACTTGTAGTATAGAGTTGAGCCCGAAAGGCTACAGATTCCTGGtagatctttttttgagatttGATCGAGATAATGATGGAGGGTTGAATGACAAAGAGTTGAACATATTGTTCAAAAGTACTCCAGGTGTACCGAAACTATGGTCCGCAACTAACTTTCCGTACTCCACAGTTGTAAGCAATAGAGGGTTCATAACTTTGCAAGGGTGGTTGGCTCAGTGGAGTATGACAACCTTTTTGGACTACAAGATCACTACTGCATATCTAATTTATTTCGGCTTTCAGGAAGACGCTCGCCTGTTATTGCAAATAACAAAGTCTAGAAAAATGAGAAGGAGGATTGGAAGACTGTACAGGTCGCCAGTGACAGATCGCAAAgtcttcaattgttttaTCCTTGGGAAGCCTAAGAGCGGAAAAAGTGCTCTATTGGAGTCGTTTCTGGGACGATCATTCAGCGACCTCTACTCTCCCACACTGAGACCTCAAATTGCAGTTAACAGCTTAGAGTTAAAAGGAGGCAAGCAATATTATTTAATTATGCAGGAGCTGGGTGAACAAGAAAGTGTTATTCTCGAGAATAAGGACAAATTAAAAAGTTGCGACGTCCTATGTTTAACGTATGATTCAAGTGATCCTGAATCCTTCTCCTACTTAGTGGAGCTCTTCGAAAAATACCATTACCTAATGGATTCACCAGTTATTTTTGTTGCGTTGAAAGCTGATCTTGATAAAGTGCAACAGAGATGTCATATCCAACCCGATGAGTTTACAGAACAGCTGAATCTGAGCCATCCTTTGCATATATCATCCACATGGCTTACCTCTTTGAATGAACTGTGTATGAAACTTACAGAAGCAGCACTTTTTCCCGGAAAACATACACCAGGATTCCCACAAGAAACAGATACCCAAAACGCTGATTACAGGCAAACCGCTATGGTTGTCGCATCTGCGGTGGGCTTTGTAGCATTACTAAGCTTCACGCTGGTGAAGGTTATGAGACCTTCAAAGTATTCGGATTAG
- the PRE10 gene encoding proteasome core particle subunit alpha 7 (similar to Saccharomyces cerevisiae PRE10 (YOR362C); ancestral locus Anc_7.20) codes for MTSIGTGYDLSNSVFSPDGRNFQVEYAVKAVENGTTSIGIKHQDGVVFAVEKLITSKLLVPKKNVKIQTIDRHIGCVYSGLIPDGRHLVNRGREEALSFKQTYGTPITVPSFADRMGQYVQAHTLYNSVRPFGVTAIFGGVDENGPHLYMLEPSGAYWGYKGAATGKGRQTAKAELEKLVDKNPDGLTAKEAVKQAAKIIYMAHEDNKEKDFEIEISWCSASETKGLHKFVNGDILKEANEFAKKEVNGDQDSDSSSDDEVNDEEEAAAPSSTIDAEGDVQIN; via the coding sequence ATGACATCTATTGGTACAGGATACGATTTATCCAACAGTGTTTTCTCCCCGGATGGTAGAAATTTCCAAGTTGAATATGCGGTCAAGGCGGTCGAGAATGGTACCACATCGATAGGTATAAAGCATCAAGATGGGGTTGTATTTGCTGTTGAGAAACTCATTACGTCAAAGCTGCTGGTgccaaagaaaaatgtcAAGATTCAGACTATTGATCGTCACATAGGATGTGTTTACTCAGGGTTGATTCCGGACGGCAGACACCTTGTCAATCGTGGTCGTGAAGAGGCGTTGAGCTTCAAGCAAACATACGGTACTCCTATCACAGTTCCTTCTTTTGCAGATCGCATGGGACAGTATGTTCAGGCGCATACCCTGTACAACAGTGTCAGACCGTTCGGGGTCACAGCAATCTTTGGTGGTGTTGATGAGAATGGCCCTCATTTGTACATGTTGGAACCAAGCGGGGCTTATTGGGGCTACAAAGGAGCAGCTACAGGCAAAGGTAGACAGACTGCTAAGGCCGAgttggaaaaattggtcGATAAAAATCCTGATGGTCTGACAGCTAAGGAGGCGGTTAAGCAGGCTGCAAAAATCATATATATGGCCCACGAAGATAATAAGGAGAAggattttgaaatagaaaTAAGTTGGTGCTCCGCTTCTGAAACAAAAGGTTTACATAAGTTTGTAAATGGTGACATACTGAAAGAAGCAAATGAGtttgcaaagaaagaagttAATGGCGACCAAGACAGTGACTCGTctagtgatgatgaagtaaatgatgaggaagaagcGGCAGCCCCATCAAGTACCATAGATGCTGAAGGAGATGTACAGATAAATTAG
- a CDS encoding transient receptor potential ion channel family protein (similar to Saccharomyces cerevisiae FLC2 (YAL053W) and YOR365C; ancestral locus Anc_7.16) encodes MRVSVVGVFALVQWLLSSCVFGASLATLGSSDSSSNNETAVGVNSRHVKTSSLLTCMENSGFTASYFDVRFYPDNQTVVFKINAVTTINSNVTVKVQVIAYGLNIIERSFNLCSLNEATLCPLSSGRIDVDSFYRINSDITNQIPNVAYTIPDLDAQVRVLVYDETDSDQNSPLACVQAVLSNDKTVQTKYAAWPIAAISGLGVLTSGFVSVIGYSTTSAHIASNSISLFIYFQNLAITAMMGVSRVPPIAAAWTQNFQWAMGIIRVEFMQKIFDWYVQATRGISTVVLANKDVLSISIQKRNVDRLVKRITLASSRDYSFDSILEDSSLYTTTERNTTEFSSKILVLRGIERVAFKADIELSNFFLTGIVFFLFFLFVVIVSLIFFKALLEVLTRARLMKETSNFFQYRKNWGSIIKGTLFRLAILAFPQVSLLCIWEFTQQDSPAIMVDAVIILIIVAGLLVFGTTRVMIKGRESSRLYKNPAYLLFGDAEFLNKYGFLYTQFRADAYWWLLPLLMYSFLRSLLVAVLQEYGKPQAMIIFIIELAYFICLCWIRPYLDKRTNIFNITIHVVTTINSLFFLFFSNLFNQPAVVSSVMAVILFVLNAVFALFLLIFTIVTCTLALLHRNPDARYEPLKDDRVSFIPKIQNSSGQPFDNDKSGAELFELRQAAMESNETDQEKLKREEAFGGNNSRTLFDDETSTYSDSSNKYRPSNINVPHSQPLQPTSAVLGTGGSLMSQGHPRAAMTETSSSSSNTIRKPETSFYGNGNSNTSSSRSPFNSTSYL; translated from the coding sequence ATGAGAGTTTCCGTAGTTGGTGTTTTTGCACTGGTACAATGGCTATTGAGTAGTTGCGTGTTTGGAGCTTCGTTGGCCACGCTGGGGTCGAGTGACTCGAGTTCCAACAATGAAACTGCGGTTGGTGTCAACTCGCGGCACGTGAAAACGTCCTCGTTGCTGACCTGTATGGAGAACTCGGGATTCACGGCTTCGTATTTTGACGTGAGGTTCTACCCCGACAACCAGACGGTGGTTTTCAAGATTAACGCGGTTACCACCATCAACTCGAATGTAACTGTCAAAGTTCAGGTCATCGCGTATGGGCTGAACATCATCGAAAGATCGTTCAACCTTTGCTCCTTGAATGAGGCCACACTCTGTCCGCTTTCTTCCGGTAGGATCGACGTGGATTCGTTTTATCGGATAAATTCCGACATCACGAACCAAATCCCGAATGTGGCGTACACCATCCCAGATTTAGATGCGCAGGTTCGTGTGTTGGTTTACGATGAAACGGACAGCGATCAAAACAGTCCACTGGCCTGTGTTCAGGCCGTGTTGAGTAACGATAAAACAGTTCAAACCAAGTATGCCGCGTGGCCAATTGCTGCGATCTCCGGTTTGGGTGTTTTAACGTCGGGGTTTGTCTCCGTTATTGGTTACAGTACCACTTCGGCGCATATTGCAAGCAACTCAATATCTTTGTTTATTTATTTCCAGAATTTAGCTATAACGGCGATGATGGGTGTTTCTCGTGTTCCTCCAATTGCGGCAGCATGGACTCAGAACTTTCAATGGGCTATGGGGATCATCAGGGTTGAATTCATGCAAAAGATCTTCGACTGGTACGTGCAAGCAACGAGAGGTATTTCAACAGTTGTATTGGCAAACAAGGACGTGCTATCTATAAgcattcaaaagagaaatgtCGACAGATTGGTGAAGAGAATTACTTTGGCCTCTTCAAGGGATTATAGTTTTGATTCCATCCTAGAGGATTCTTCATTATACACAACGACAGAGAGAAATACAACAGAGTTTTCCTCCAAGATTCTAGTTCTACGTGGTATTGAGCGTGTGGCTTTCAAAGCAGATATTGAATTGtcgaattttttcctcaCTGGTAtagtttttttcctcttctttctatTCGTCGTTATCGTTTCTctgattttcttcaaagcatTATTGGAAGTTCTAACTCGTGCTAGATTGATGAAAGAGACTTCAAACTTCTTCCAATACAGAAAGAACTGGGGTAGCATTATTAAAGGTACTTTATTCAGACTGGCTATATTGGCTTTCCCTCAAGTTTCTCTACTATGTATTTGGGAATTTACTCAACAGGATTCTCCTGCTATTATGGTTGACGCTGTCATTATTTTAATTATTGTCGCGGGTTTACTAGTTTTTGGGACAACGAGAGTGATGATTAAAGGTAGAGAGTCTTCTAGACTATATAAGAACCCTGCCTATTTGTTATTTGGTGACGCTGAATTTCTTAACAAATATGGGTTTTTATATACTCAATTCAGAGCAGACGCTTACTGGTGGCTACTACCTTTACTAATGTATAGCTTTTTGAGATCGCTGCTTGTAGCAGTCTTACAGGAATACGGGAAACCTCAAGCAATGattatcttcattatcGAACTGGCCTATTTCATTTGTTTGTGTTGGATCAGGCCTTATTTGgacaaaagaacaaacattttcaacattacTATCCATGTGGTTACTACCATAAATTcccttttctttttgtttttcagCAACCTGTTTAATCAACCAGCTGTCGTGTCATCTGTGATGGCCGTTATTCTGTTTGTTCTGAATGCTGTTTTTGCActgtttttgttgatattcaCCATCGTTACATGCACTCTGGCCCTATTACATAGAAATCCGGATGCTCGCTATGAACCATTGAAAGATGATCGTGTTTCCTTCATtccaaagattcaaaattcttcaggACAGCCATTCGATAATGACAAATCAGGTGCTGAACTATTTGAATTAAGGCAGGCCGCAATGGAATCTAATGAAAcagatcaagaaaagttAAAGCGTGAGGAGGCCTTCGGTGGTAATAACAGTAGAACTttatttgatgatgaaactaGCACATACTCCGACTCTTCAAACAAATATAGGCCATCGAATATCAATGTACCGCACTCACAACCCCTTCAACCAACTTCGGCTGTGCTGGGAACAGGTGGTTCGTTGATGAGTCAAGGTCATCCAAGGGCTGCAATGACTGAAACTTCCTCCAGCAGTTCCAATACAATAAGAAAGCCCGAAACAAGCTTTTATGGTAATGGCAACAGCAATACCAGTAGTTCTAGATCTCCCTTTAACAGTACCTCTTATTTATAA